From one Magnetofaba australis IT-1 genomic stretch:
- a CDS encoding TAXI family TRAP transporter solute-binding subunit: MKLFTAKIAMGAAVASLALGLAAPASAERGGFITIGTGGVTGVYYPSGGAICRMVNQNRKSHGLRCSVESTGGSVYNSNALASGELDIGVVQSDVGYKAWNGQEPFQGKVTKLRSLFSLHPESVTLTARKDAGINGLKDIVGKRINIGNPGSGQARTAGELLEVCGISEDKLALAGRLKASEMPDALRDNKLDAYFYVVGHPTANIKDVATSVDINIVPLTGGCVDKLVSKYPYFVKAKVPAGIYRGVDSDVPTYGVKATIVTTSDLSDKAAYEVVKGVFENLDSFKALHPAFRILEPKEMLQGLSAPIHPGAEKYYKEKGLL, encoded by the coding sequence ATGAAACTCTTTACTGCAAAAATCGCCATGGGCGCGGCAGTGGCCTCGCTCGCGCTGGGCTTGGCCGCCCCCGCCTCCGCCGAACGCGGCGGTTTCATTACCATCGGCACTGGCGGCGTTACCGGGGTCTATTATCCCTCCGGCGGGGCCATCTGCCGCATGGTCAACCAGAACCGCAAATCCCACGGCCTGCGTTGCAGCGTGGAGTCCACCGGCGGCTCGGTCTACAACAGCAACGCCCTGGCCTCCGGCGAGCTGGACATCGGCGTGGTGCAATCCGACGTCGGCTACAAGGCGTGGAACGGTCAGGAGCCGTTCCAGGGCAAAGTGACCAAACTGCGCAGCCTGTTCTCCCTGCACCCGGAGTCGGTCACCCTGACCGCGCGTAAGGATGCGGGCATCAACGGCTTGAAGGATATCGTCGGCAAGCGCATCAACATCGGCAACCCCGGCTCCGGCCAGGCCCGCACCGCCGGTGAATTGCTGGAGGTGTGCGGCATCAGCGAAGACAAGCTGGCCCTAGCCGGCCGCTTGAAAGCCTCAGAGATGCCCGACGCCCTGCGCGACAATAAGCTGGACGCCTACTTCTACGTGGTGGGTCACCCCACCGCCAACATCAAGGATGTGGCCACCAGCGTGGATATCAACATCGTCCCGCTCACCGGCGGCTGTGTTGACAAACTGGTGAGCAAATACCCCTACTTCGTGAAGGCCAAAGTGCCGGCGGGCATCTATCGCGGCGTCGACTCTGACGTGCCCACCTACGGCGTGAAGGCCACCATCGTCACTACCTCGGATCTGTCCGACAAGGCCGCCTATGAAGTGGTCAAGGGCGTGTTCGAGAACCTGGACTCCTTCAAAGCGCTGCACCCGGCCTTCCGCATCCTCGAGCCCAAGGAGATGCTGCAAGGTCTGAGCGCGCCGATCCATCCGGGCGCCGAGAAGTACTATAAGGAAAAAGGGCTGCTGTAA
- a CDS encoding deoxycytidylate deaminase, which yields MSRPGWDQHWMEAAALAAQMSTCASGRKVGAVFVRDKRLLATGFNGVPCGYPHPASCKRRDLGVPSGQQLELCACAHAEANGIANAARHGVKLEGATCYVTTQPCGACMGALANVGITRVIYAGAYPDPRSQDIARYAGIELLECDGQGNAHPPQAASEGGGEAGCSSCSNP from the coding sequence ATGAGTCGGCCGGGATGGGATCAGCACTGGATGGAGGCTGCGGCGCTGGCCGCGCAGATGAGCACCTGCGCTTCCGGGCGCAAGGTGGGCGCGGTGTTCGTGCGCGATAAACGTCTGCTGGCCACCGGTTTTAATGGGGTGCCGTGCGGCTATCCACACCCGGCCAGTTGCAAGCGGCGCGATCTGGGGGTGCCCAGCGGTCAGCAGTTGGAGCTGTGCGCCTGCGCCCACGCCGAGGCCAACGGCATCGCCAACGCCGCGCGCCACGGGGTGAAGCTGGAGGGGGCGACCTGCTACGTCACCACCCAGCCGTGCGGGGCGTGCATGGGGGCGCTGGCCAATGTGGGCATTACGCGGGTGATCTACGCCGGCGCTTATCCCGATCCGCGCTCGCAGGATATCGCCCGTTATGCGGGCATCGAGCTGCTGGAGTGCGATGGTCAGGGCAATGCCCATCCGCCTCAGGCGGCTTCCGAAGGCGGGGGCGAGGCGGGCTGCAGCAGCTGTTCGAACCCCTGA
- a CDS encoding HAD-IA family hydrolase, which yields MPAPLPALAGPVAWSAIDCVLLDMDGTLLDRHFDDHFFLDTTPRQYAKQNGLDFETAKAEVLAIYEEVAGSLLWYDLDHWSKRLQMDIPLLKLEIAHLIQTRPYVMPFLQCLKERGLPTHLVTNAHAHSLNLKLARTPIGQFMDSVHSSHDYGLAKEQPAFWTQLRGRIDFNPQTTLLIEDSEPVLRSAEAFGIGHLLHIAQPNLQWEPQYSQRFPSVQGFEQLLQPASPPPSEAA from the coding sequence ATGCCCGCGCCCCTGCCCGCCCTCGCAGGCCCCGTAGCGTGGTCCGCCATCGATTGCGTGTTGCTGGACATGGACGGCACGCTGCTGGACCGCCACTTTGACGACCACTTCTTTCTCGACACCACCCCGCGCCAATACGCCAAACAGAACGGTCTCGACTTTGAAACCGCCAAGGCCGAGGTGCTGGCCATCTATGAAGAGGTGGCCGGATCGCTGCTGTGGTACGACCTGGACCACTGGAGCAAACGGCTGCAGATGGACATCCCGCTGCTGAAGCTGGAGATCGCCCACCTGATCCAGACCCGTCCCTATGTGATGCCGTTTCTGCAATGTCTGAAAGAGCGAGGACTGCCGACCCATCTGGTGACCAACGCCCACGCCCACTCGCTGAATCTAAAATTGGCGCGCACCCCCATCGGCCAGTTCATGGACTCGGTGCACAGCAGCCACGACTACGGCCTGGCCAAAGAGCAGCCAGCGTTCTGGACCCAACTGCGCGGACGCATCGATTTCAATCCGCAAACCACCCTGCTGATTGAAGACTCCGAGCCGGTGCTGCGCTCCGCCGAAGCGTTCGGTATCGGCCACCTGCTGCACATCGCCCAACCCAATCTGCAGTGGGAGCCCCAATACAGCCAGCGCTTCCCGTCGGTTCAGGGGTTCGAACAGCTGCTGCAGCCCGCCTCGCCCCCGCCTTCGGAAGCCGCCTGA
- a CDS encoding PilZ domain-containing protein yields MDQSEQSLQALKPFFKQYVKIFVRHFFHQLKMLRGESSVNKEMAPAVGYLYYRHFYPGMELKRLPDLTPNLEQAYQKFMRDSTLISLVLKEMQKDLEAFQQRNVQRRRHAFQLFLETALTHAGASADESEALVDTFKHQGDAEASGISAEEEAQAVRDERSIIERLVDMQSAKAELLLFNMYQDVPISYEATILDVTPDANKARLKIHRFQSVIVADDRFTYIKHPDLPEPVRAELVTLNREKHEAIFTDFQFAVLGMDERTHIRVRPPKPTPVTLTTTSGRLVTDLLDVSVNGLGVMVDKKSTPLENGQSVDVSLSLEQGQKLSLNGMVVAVKPQDNGGHFLGVALTPDTNAEVFISQYVYQRQAEVVRKLQQKAMSLV; encoded by the coding sequence ATGGATCAATCCGAGCAATCCCTGCAAGCGCTCAAACCCTTCTTCAAGCAGTACGTGAAGATCTTTGTGCGCCATTTTTTCCATCAGCTCAAGATGTTGCGTGGCGAGTCGTCGGTCAACAAGGAGATGGCTCCGGCGGTGGGGTATCTCTATTACCGCCACTTCTATCCGGGTATGGAGCTCAAGCGATTGCCCGATCTGACGCCCAATCTGGAGCAGGCGTATCAGAAGTTTATGCGCGACTCCACGCTAATCTCGCTGGTCCTCAAAGAGATGCAGAAGGATCTGGAGGCGTTTCAGCAGCGCAATGTGCAGCGTCGCCGCCATGCGTTCCAACTGTTTCTGGAGACCGCGCTGACCCACGCCGGGGCCAGCGCTGATGAGTCCGAAGCGCTGGTGGATACCTTCAAGCATCAGGGCGATGCGGAGGCGAGCGGCATCAGCGCCGAAGAGGAGGCGCAAGCGGTTCGCGACGAACGCAGCATCATCGAGCGTCTGGTGGATATGCAGTCGGCCAAGGCCGAGTTGCTGCTGTTCAATATGTATCAGGACGTGCCCATCAGCTACGAGGCCACCATCCTCGACGTCACCCCGGACGCCAACAAGGCGCGCCTGAAGATCCATCGCTTCCAGTCGGTCATCGTGGCCGACGATCGCTTTACCTACATCAAACACCCCGATCTGCCCGAGCCGGTGCGCGCGGAGCTGGTGACCCTCAATCGCGAAAAGCATGAGGCGATCTTCACCGACTTCCAGTTCGCCGTGTTGGGCATGGATGAACGCACCCATATTCGCGTGCGGCCGCCCAAGCCCACGCCGGTGACCCTGACCACTACCAGCGGGCGTCTGGTGACCGATCTGCTGGACGTGTCGGTCAACGGTCTGGGGGTGATGGTGGATAAGAAGAGCACGCCGTTGGAGAACGGGCAGAGCGTGGATGTGTCGCTCAGTCTGGAACAGGGGCAGAAACTCAGCCTCAATGGCATGGTGGTGGCGGTCAAGCCGCAGGACAACGGCGGGCATTTCCTCGGTGTAGCGCTCACCCCCGACACCAACGCCGAGGTGTTTATCTCCCAGTACGTCTATCAGCGTCAGGCCGAAGTGGTGCGCAAGCTGCAGCAGAAGGCGATGAGTCTGGTGTGA
- a CDS encoding IS110 family transposase — translation MSNHIENGQVRVLGIDLGKSVFQLHGVDARGKSVLKKRLKRDELLEYMAQLPPCLVGMEASSGAHHWARKFQGYGHDVRLMAPQYVKPYVKRHKNDSVDAEAICEAVQRPNMRFVGIKSVAQQEILALHRVRSLAVKNRTALVNQIRGLLAEYGIVFPKSIKQARRAIVLILSDESSEMSANFRVILEDERDELAHLDERIGKYEREIEALAKAEPQCRLLMTIPGVGPITATALLASVGDVRAFKNGRELSAWIGLVPNQHSTGGKAWLTGISKRGNGYLRTLLIHGARAALRVCENKPDRRSQWAVSVSERRGANRAVVALANRMARSAWAMLVKQEAYGASAAV, via the coding sequence ATGAGCAATCATATCGAAAACGGACAGGTACGGGTACTGGGGATTGATCTGGGCAAGAGCGTGTTTCAGTTGCATGGCGTCGATGCGCGCGGCAAAAGCGTTCTCAAGAAGCGACTGAAACGAGACGAGCTCCTGGAGTACATGGCGCAACTGCCGCCGTGCCTGGTGGGGATGGAAGCCAGTAGCGGCGCCCACCATTGGGCGCGGAAATTTCAGGGATATGGGCATGATGTGCGTTTGATGGCGCCGCAATATGTGAAGCCCTACGTGAAGCGGCACAAGAACGACAGCGTGGATGCAGAGGCGATATGTGAAGCGGTACAGCGTCCGAATATGCGTTTTGTGGGGATCAAAAGCGTTGCCCAGCAAGAAATTCTAGCGTTGCATCGGGTGCGCAGTCTGGCGGTGAAGAACCGCACGGCGTTGGTGAACCAGATTCGCGGACTGCTTGCCGAGTATGGGATTGTCTTTCCCAAGAGCATCAAACAGGCGCGGCGGGCGATTGTGCTGATTTTGAGTGATGAGAGCTCGGAAATGAGCGCCAATTTTCGCGTAATTCTGGAGGATGAGCGCGATGAGCTGGCGCATTTGGATGAGCGCATCGGCAAATATGAGCGTGAGATTGAGGCGCTGGCCAAGGCGGAGCCGCAGTGTCGATTGCTGATGACGATCCCGGGAGTGGGTCCGATCACGGCGACGGCGCTGTTGGCGTCGGTGGGGGATGTGCGGGCGTTTAAGAATGGCCGGGAGCTGTCGGCATGGATAGGGTTGGTTCCGAATCAGCACTCCACAGGGGGCAAGGCGTGGCTGACGGGGATCAGCAAGCGGGGAAACGGTTATCTTCGCACCCTGTTGATTCATGGGGCGCGGGCGGCGTTGCGCGTGTGTGAAAACAAGCCGGATCGCCGCAGCCAGTGGGCAGTGTCGGTGTCGGAACGTCGCGGCGCAAATAGAGCAGTGGTGGCGCTGGCCAACCGCATGGCGCGCAGCGCGTGGGCGATGCTGGTGAAGCAGGAGGCCTATGGGGCCAGCGCCGCTGTGTAG
- a CDS encoding hemerythrin domain-containing protein, giving the protein MPLIDFNDVPRMGLEFMDADHAESVALANAMIGASEDQFPALFDKWLTHMREHFAREEALMDKIAFPPAPVHRGEHLRTLAGYDALREQMRRGQLAPARDYIENEFPQWLLNHAHTMDAATAAYARMKGFESD; this is encoded by the coding sequence ATGCCGCTGATTGACTTCAACGACGTGCCCCGCATGGGGCTGGAATTTATGGACGCCGACCACGCCGAGTCGGTGGCGTTGGCCAACGCCATGATCGGCGCGTCGGAGGATCAATTCCCGGCGCTGTTCGACAAGTGGCTCACCCACATGCGCGAACACTTCGCCCGCGAAGAGGCGCTGATGGACAAAATCGCCTTTCCCCCGGCGCCGGTGCATCGGGGCGAGCACCTGCGCACCCTGGCCGGGTATGACGCCCTGCGCGAGCAGATGCGCCGCGGCCAACTGGCCCCGGCGCGGGACTACATTGAGAATGAATTCCCCCAGTGGCTGCTCAACCACGCCCACACCATGGACGCCGCCACCGCCGCCTATGCGCGCATGAAGGGTTTTGAGTCCGATTGA
- the argJ gene encoding bifunctional glutamate N-acetyltransferase/amino-acid acetyltransferase ArgJ, with protein sequence MAVGAPPDLSQLPAVAGFETAATHCGIKKNGALDLLLARMAADTAVAGVFTNNRVVAAPVTLCRDHLANERAGALLVNSGNANACTGPQGMLNALSNARAVADLLEIPDGAVFLSSTGVIAEPLPAQKINDALPGLRDALAPGKWEAAARAIATTDTFPKGGARHVEIDGAPVTLVGIAKGSGMIHPDMATMLGYIFTDAFIAPRALQTLLERANGVSFNCISVDGDTSTNDTCMLFASGQAEHALIEDPDDPRAAAFAHALESLAKELAQWIVRDGEGASKFLTLRVTGAPDDAGAKQVAMSVARSSLVKTACAGSDPNWGRIIAAVGYAGVPFDPDATTIHLGEALIVERGGRAASYTEEMGQAVMKRDEIEISIDLGSGDGRAEVWSCDLTHEYVSINADYRT encoded by the coding sequence TGCCCGCCGTCGCCGGATTCGAAACCGCCGCGACCCACTGCGGCATCAAAAAGAATGGCGCGTTGGACCTGCTGCTGGCGCGCATGGCCGCCGATACCGCGGTGGCGGGCGTGTTCACCAACAACCGCGTGGTCGCCGCGCCGGTGACCCTGTGCCGCGACCATCTGGCCAATGAGCGCGCGGGCGCGCTGCTGGTCAACTCCGGCAACGCCAACGCCTGCACCGGCCCGCAAGGGATGCTCAACGCCCTCTCCAACGCCCGCGCCGTGGCCGACCTGCTGGAGATCCCCGATGGCGCGGTGTTCCTCTCCTCCACCGGCGTCATCGCCGAGCCCCTGCCCGCACAGAAGATCAATGACGCCCTACCGGGCCTGCGCGACGCTCTAGCCCCGGGCAAGTGGGAGGCCGCCGCCCGCGCCATCGCCACCACCGACACCTTCCCCAAGGGCGGCGCGCGCCATGTGGAGATCGACGGCGCGCCGGTGACTCTGGTGGGCATCGCCAAGGGCTCGGGCATGATCCACCCGGACATGGCCACCATGCTGGGCTACATCTTCACCGACGCCTTCATCGCCCCGCGCGCCTTGCAAACTCTGCTGGAGCGCGCCAATGGCGTCAGCTTCAACTGCATCAGCGTGGATGGCGACACCTCCACCAACGACACCTGCATGCTGTTCGCCTCGGGACAGGCCGAACACGCCCTGATCGAAGATCCCGACGACCCCCGCGCCGCCGCCTTCGCCCATGCGTTGGAGAGTCTGGCCAAGGAGTTGGCGCAGTGGATTGTGCGCGATGGCGAAGGGGCGAGCAAGTTCCTCACCCTGCGCGTCACCGGCGCGCCCGATGACGCTGGGGCCAAGCAGGTGGCCATGAGCGTGGCGCGCAGCTCTCTGGTGAAGACCGCCTGCGCTGGCTCCGACCCCAACTGGGGGCGCATCATCGCCGCCGTGGGGTATGCGGGCGTCCCCTTCGACCCCGATGCGACGACCATCCATCTGGGCGAGGCGCTCATCGTCGAGCGCGGCGGCCGCGCCGCCAGCTACACCGAAGAGATGGGACAAGCGGTGATGAAGCGCGATGAGATCGAGATCAGCATCGATCTGGGTTCAGGCGATGGGCGGGCGGAGGTGTGGAGCTGCGATTTGACCCACGAATACGTCTCCATCAACGCCGACTATCGCACCTAA